From the Aquirufa lenticrescens genome, the window GTCACTCTCCCTTTAATTTGATCCAAATACGCTTTGAAATGTGTGGTCTCTGTCACAGCTGTAGCATCATCAGACTTGTTAGGTAAACCATCAAGGCCGATATCTTGCTTTTCTCTTCCCGCCGAATTATCAAAAGCATTAATCACAAACTGACGAGAAGGCGCTAAACCCCAATCAGTCGTCTCCACATTCTTTCCTGTCCCTGAGGTGATTTTCTCCCCTGCTGGAATACCATTCTCAAAATTAGAATAGCCATCTGGAATAAAATCCTCAGACACATCGCCAAGATGGAAAACTAATTTACCCCCCGTCTCATTGTTTTTATTAAAAACTCCATCCCGAATTTTACCGGCTTCCCCGCCAATAAATGGATCCATCAACCAAAACTCAATCTGCTCCACGTTCGCATTATCAAAATCCGTATCGGAGCTAATCGCTCGCGTTATGGCTCCGAAATTAGAAACTGGAGTTGGTAATAAACCATTCGAAGATAAATTCGGATTAAAGTTGTACAAACCGCGCTCTGAAGGGAAATAAGCTACATCTAAGACTCCAATGGGTAGATTGGTAATGTTATTGGCGAAGTCTTTATTGGGGAATAATCCTTTCGGAGTTACAACACGTTCGTAAGCGTATGCATTGACTTTAGCTGGATCTAAACCAGGCACATCTAAGGCAAAACCTCCTTGACCATAGATACTCGCATCGACCGTATAGGCGGCAATTTTAGCGCGGTTAAAACCGGCTGCAAATTTATTTCCTGTCAACACATAGGACTTAGGAGTCGCTGCAGACTTCCACAGGTTTGCCTGAGAACTCAAGTTGTATATAACCCTAGCGGCTTCGAAATCATCAATAAAGGCATTTCCTTGCACTCGATCGTTTACATTCGGAATAAGTTTCGCGAACTCTCCTTGGAAATCAATTACCGAAGTTTCCTTGGTAGAAATCAAAGGTAATTTGTCCAAGAAACGTGTAATACCTTGTGAATTCTGAAGTAAGGTGGCGTCAAAACCTAACAAAGTATTGTTCACCGGCTCATTGCCCATCGCGACACGACGGAAAAAGGCAGGCGGACTTTCAGACATATTTTGGATGGTGGCTCCTAAATGAACGTTCTTGCCTAAATTATAATCTAAACGAGTTCCTAAAAGTGTGCGTATTTGATTAGAGAAAAGATCAGGCTTCTCATAACATACTTTAATCTCCCTACCTGAAGAAAATACACCTTCATTAATTATTTTAACACGCCCTGATTGTGGCTCCACGATATAATCTGTTCCAGCAGATAAGGATTGCCCTCCTGCCGTTACCGTCACAGATTTTGCTTCCACTCCAAAAGGCAAAGAGATATCACCACCTGCACCCGACTGAAAAGTTCCTTTTATAAAAAACTTATTCTTGGTGGATATTTGGGCTGCATCGGTTTGAGTTCCGGTATACAATTTATCGTAGACGTATTTATCGACTAAATTGGATTCAGCAGACGTAAACTTCGCGCGCAAATTGGTTCCAAAGGGTTCCAGTACAGGGAAAATAATCTTTCCTGCTTTGGAGTCTACCGTAATATCCTCGATGTAATCAAAATTTCCATCTGGCTGAGGATCGCCTGCAAAATTCAATTTATCTAGGCCTAAGACCTTAACGAGTGGAATGTCTTTAAAATTCGTCCCCTCAATCAAGTTACTATTATCGATTCCCGTCGCATCATCCTTATATACAATACGTAGTTGAAAATTCTGCTTTGTGAGTGCTGATGTATTTAAAGAATAGATATTCTTCATCATCAAGTCCCACATCGGATGTGGTTTACCAGTACTGTTAGAATTCAAATTATTCCGTATCGTACTCGACTTCAACATTTTAAGGATCAAAACCTCATCATCTTGACGTGCCTGATAATCCTCCGTTAACTCTCCAACTTTGTATTTACGACCATTTAAGGTGTATTCATAGGAAACCGCCAAGACCTCATCGTTGCGCAAAGGAGCCACTAAGGAAATGTAACCGAGTTGTGGATTGAACTTGAATTCACGATCTGTTAACCGTTTAGCACCTTTCAGCACATCAAAATCCGTTCCCCGTTTTAAATTATACGTCGTCTCTAATCGATCTGTCGCTTCATTCGATTTACGCAGATTAGGATCTGCCAAAAGCTTCGCATACATTCCATTTGCCTTGTTATCTACAGGGCTCGTGGGATTGATCGGCTGAAAAACCGGATTCGTGTTATTATAAGGACTCGCTTCACCTAAATCATACAAGGATACAAGATTCCGAAGCGTTTCCGTGCTTTGGGTCCGATTCGTGACATATACTTCAACACGTGTTACCGTAATTCCACTGGAGATAACAGGCAGATTTTTTAAAGCTCGCTCGTAATTATTTCGGAAATAAGAAGATAAGAAAAAATGCCTATTCTCATCGTACTGATCCACGCGAACTTCAAAATTCTTCCCTTGTGAACCTCCTTTCAGTGTGATACAATCTTGCTTCGAACGTTGCTGCGCAGCCACGACTGTCATATCCAAGGCTCCAAAACGCAATAAGGTTTTCACCCCGAACAAATTCTGAATACCGGGAATTAATTGAGAATTCAATGTCCAGGAAGTATTTCCTACTTCGATGTTTTGGAGAATATCCTCTTCCTGCGTCTTCCAATTTAACTTTAGTTGATTTTGGAAGTTAAAACTCGCTTTTGTATCAAAATTGACATTCAAGTTTAACTTATCCCCTATCTTTCCTTGAAAGTTAATCTGTGCCTGTTCATTAAAAAAAAGATTTCCTACATAGCGTAATTGCACAGGGATAGCCGGATTATCGACAAATTGCCCCATGTAACCCACATCAAGCAAAAGACTACCATTGGGCTTAAAGGAAACTTCGGTCCCTCCAAAAATCCGATCAATCGCTGGCGGCAATTCGATTTTAGGGAAAAGTCCGCGGGATTTTAAGTTACTCGAGCCATCCAAACTTTTGGAATAGGATCTCCAAAAACTCCGATTGACTTCCTGATTTTGCTTTTGATTAAACGTATTAAAATCGTTGATTTCCGCAGTACCCGTCGCATCTTTCTGAATGACTAATTTAGGATCCGTTTCATAGGAATAGTTGAGCTTAGACTTAGAAGAATAAATTGAAAAGGGAGACTTTCCTGAAATTCGATTCAGTTTTTTTAGACTTAAACGAGGTTTTTTACCTGATTTGGCTACCGAATCTACTTGTGCAAAACTCGAAAAAGACAACACTATTCCAAGCCCAAGAATGAAGGGAAACCAAATGGAATAACTATGTTTATCGGTCGAATACAATTATCGCAAGGCTAACTTGATTAAATTTTCAACAGTTGCATCAGGATTAGACTTCAGAATAGTATCTAAACTCTTTTCTGCCGCCGTGCGAGGAATACCCAAAGTAACTAAAGCAGATAAGGCTTCCTGTTTGTGGCCATAATTCGCATCGTGTGAAGCCATACCTGCTTCCACAAATAGCGTATCTTTCTTGCACTTATCTTTCAATTCTAAGATAACCCGCTGAGCTGATTTAGATCCAATTCCCTTAATGGACTGAATCAAGGCAATATTTTCATTCATAATCGCTGAGCGAATTTCATTAGAAGAAAAAGACGACAACATCACCAAAGCCGTACTTAAACCAATCCCTGAAACAGAAATCAAATCCAAAAACAACAGCTTTTCATCCATGGAATGAAAACCCACCAAGGTATGCGAATCTTCCTTTACTTGTAAATGCGTAAAAAGCTTACAACTCTCTTCTCCATCAGCTAAAGACGCGTATGTCTGCAAAGAGATCTTTACCTCATAGCCCACCCCATTCACATCAATAATCACGTGCGCACGATCTTTGTGGGCTAATTTACCTTTTAAATAAGCTATCATAATTATCTGCGTTTACGGCGTTTTTTAGATTTAGTCTTTTTCTTTTTACGAGAAGTCTTTTTGCGCTTCTTGAAGGAGCTTCGCTTGCTATATTTCTTAGATGCTTTGGCTAATTTAAAATAAACTAGCGTTTGCCCTTTCTGTAACTTGGTCCCCTTGATACGATTCAGTCGCTTCAATTCGGATACACTTAAACCTAATTTGCGTGCAACACGTGACAAGGTTTCCCCTCGTTTAACACGATACGTATGACGCTGAGCTACAGGAGTAGGTTCCTCCGTTTCATTTGTATCAATCTCTGCAGAATCAGGGGCTGATAAATCTACCCTTGCAGAATCCAAAATACGAGATCTATTTTGCTCAAAATAAGCAAAATGGCTCTTGGGGATATGAACCTTTACTTTATTAGCATTCTTCGGTAAAAAATGTGAAATGAGGTGGGGATTGATTCGCTTTAAGGTATCTAAAGAGAATCCTGTCAATCTAGTAAGTGTGTTTAAATTCAAATACCCAGAAACTAAAATACTATCCTTTGGAATATCAATCACCCAGTTTTCTGGCTGAATCGAATGATCCCAATGGAAATTCATCATGTATGTAATCGCAATGAACTGAGGAACATAAGCCCGCGTTTGGGCAGGTAAACACGCATAAATACCCCAAAAATCATTTGCACCACCACAGCGACGCATGGCTCTTTTTACATTCGATGGCCCCGTATTATAAGCGGCAAGTGCTAAGTGCCAATCACCAAACGTTTTGTGAAGTCGCTTTAAATATTGGCAAGCCGCATCTGTCGCTCTCTCCGCATCGAAACGCTCATCGATGTATTGATCCACCCGCATCCCAAAATCGCCTCGTGCCGTATATGGCATAAATTGCCATAATCCACCAGCTCCTTTATTCGAAATGGCTTTATTTTCTAAACCTGACTCAATTAATGACAAGTATTTTAATTCATCTGGAAGGCCATATTTCTTTAAATACTTCTCATAAAGAGGGAAATAAATATCCTTTCTTTCTAGCATTCGTTGTGTGAAGCTCGCTTTTCTAAAGGCGAAAATCTCCACAAATTGGTGCGTAATGATGTTGTAATTAAGTGGAATTTCATTCTCCAGCTTTTTCAATCGTTCTTGAATTAAACCGGGATCAATGCTGAAGACAGGTGGGCCACCTTGCTCTACTTTGGCCAATGAATCAATTTGAACTAAATCATAGGCAGGTTGATATGCCCCTGTGACTTGGCCAAAGGAGAAAGAGGAAATAAACAAACAGAAAAGAAGTATAATTCTATTCCACATCTTTGCTTAATAATTCACCTATATCTAACATTTTAGCCTCTTGGAAAGGACTAGTCATTAATTGGAAACCCATGGGTAATCCAACAGAATCGGATCCCATCGGAATCGACAAACCTGGAATTCCTGCCACATTCGCCTGTACAGTAAACAAATCACCTAAATACATTTGGATAGGGTCCAACGTTTTCTCCCCTAAACGATAGGCAGTAGACGAAGTCGTAGGAGAAATGATAAAATCATAATCCGTTAAAATCGAAAGTGTTTTATCCTGAATTAATCGACGTACTTTCTGCGCTTTAGTATAATACGCATCATAATAATCCGCACTTAATACAAAGGTGCCTAACATGATACGACGTTGCACCTCAGCCCCAAAACCCTCTTGACGCGTTCGCTTGTACAGCTGCATCAAATCACCCGGATTAGCCGTCCGATGACCAAACTTAACTCCATCAAAACGAGATAAATTCGAACTCGACTCTGCTGTAGTTAAAACGTAATAGGTAGGTAACAATTGATCGATATAAGGAAAATCCACACCTTCAACTGTATAACCTAAACTTCTTAATTTCTCCACTTGTACTTCAAACGCTGCTTTAATCTCTGGCTGAAGACTAGGATGCTCCACAACTTCTTTAATGAAAGTGATTCGCTTATTATCTGGTGTAGCTGCTGGAACATTGGAACTCAACGTACTATCTTGGCCATCCTCCCCTTTAATGATATCTAATACTAATCTTGCATCCGAAATATAGTTTGCAATCGGCCCTATCGAATCAAAAGAAGACGCGTAAGCAATTAATCCCCAACGAGAAACTAATCCATAGGTAGGCTTCAAACCGAATACGCCACAGAAAGCGGCAGGCATTCTAATCGAACCTCCTGTATCCGTCCCTAAGGAAACTTGGCACATTCCTGCCTGAACGGCAACTGCCGAACCTCCAGAACTTCCTCCAGCTACGTAAGCTGGATTAGCGAAATTCAAAACTGGACCATAGGCAGAATTTTCATTCGTACTACCCATCCCAAACTCATCACAGTTTTGACGACCAATGATAATCGCATCTTCATCCAGTAAACGCTGAACAGCAGTAGCTGAAAAAGTAGATTTAAATGAATCCAAAATCTTACTTCCTGCATAGGAATGATGCCCTTCATAACAAAGTAAGTCTTTAATCCCCACGACCATTCCTGCTAACTTACCGGCAGTACCTGCCTTTAATTTAGCATCAATTAGAGCAGCCTTCGCCATCGCTTCCTCTTCATATACCTCCAAAAAAGCATTTAAAGCCTTGTTGTATTTATGAATTTGATCTAAATGGCCAGCGACAATAGTAGAAACCGAAAGCTCACCCGCTAACAATTTCTCCCTGATTTTCGCATAGGGTTGATTGGAATTACTCATTAAAAAAGGGAATCTGTATAAACACAAAAGCATAGTTGAATTTCTTCAACTATGCAGATATAGGGTAAAGGGATAGACTTATTCTTTCGTATCGTCTAACTCTTTGTTGATTTGATCTTTTACATCATTCTTCGCATTTTGAAACTCGCGAATACCTTTTCCAAGGCCTTTCATTAATTCTGGAAGTTTCTTCCCTCCAAAAAACAATAAAATCAATAAGCCAATCAATAGCATTTCGCCACCACCAAGGCTATTTAAAAATAATAATATGCTTGCATTCATCATATCGTGTTTTGTCTAAATTTCCGTAAATATATTTAAAAAAGGTTAATTATTCGTGTATTTAAAGATGTTTTTCAAACTCATCTAACTCCTCTTTGATCGCTTTTCCTACCCAAACTACGATCGCTAAATCATCCGCAAAACCTACAAAGGGTAGAAAGTCAGGAATAAAGTCAAAAGGCATCACAAAGTAGAGTAAAGCAGCCGTAATTTTAACTAACGTTATTAAAGGTAACTTAGTATAAGATCCTTGCACATAAGCTTTAATTAATTCGCTAAAGAGGATAATATAGCGATTCAATAATTTCACTACTGTCAAATTACTCGAAGAGGCCGTTTCTTGTACTTTTTTTAAAGCTCCTCGCAATAAACTAAGTAATCCTACTTTGTTCTGAGAAAAAAGCTCTTCACTCTTTTCCATTGCCTCCTTAAAAAAACGGGAGTCCACAATTCGCTTCACCCAAGTCCCTGATTGTGACATAATAATTTCGATTAATGCTTAAATATAATGAAATCATTTAAGGATTTGTCGTATTTTTGTATCGTTTTTTGAATCATTCTTACCAAAAATTATAACAATGAAAATCACAGTAGTAGGAGCAGGTGCTGTAGGAGCAACTTGTGCTGACAACATTGCCAGAAAAGAATTGGCAGATGAATTAGTTTTATTAGATATCAAAGAAGGTATCGCTGAAGGTAAAACATTAGATATGTATCAAACAGCTAGCTTGTTAGGTTTTGATACAACCTTAATCGGTTCTACGAATGATTACACAAAGACAGCTAACTCAGATGTAGTGGTAATTACTTCAGGACTTCCTCGTAAGCCAGGTATGACTCGTGAGGAGTTAATCGGGGTGAATGCTGGAATCGTGAAAAGTGTGGTAGAAAACATCTTAAAATATTCGAAAAACCCAATTATCGTGATCATCTCTAACCCGATGGATACGATGACGTATTTAGCTAAATCTGTAGCAGGATTAGACAAGCACCGCATCATTGGTATGGGTGGTACTTTAGACTCAGCACGTTTTAAATGCTATTTAGCGAAAGCAATGGATGTATCTATCAATGATATCTCAGGTACTGTTATCGGTGGCCACGGAGATACAACGATGATTCCATTGAAGCGCTTAGCGACTTACAATGGTGTTCCAGTTTCTCAATTCTTAGATGATACTACTTTAGATAAAGTGGTGGCTGATACGATGGTAGGTGGAGCTACTTTGACAGGCTTATTAGGTACGTCTGCTTGGTATGCGCCGGGTGCTGCTGGAGCGGCATTAGTAGAAGCTATCGTTCGTGATGAAAAGAAAATTATGGCTTGTTGCGTATCTCTTGATGGAGAATATGGCCAAAAAGATATCTGCTTAGGCGTTCCTGTCGTATTAGGCAAGAATGGTTGGGAGAAAATCGTTGATTATAAATTAACTGCTGATGAACAAGCTGCTTTCAACAAATCAGCTGATGCAGTTCGCAATATGAACTCGGTATTGGATACCTTGTCTCTATAAGTACCTAGTAATTTAAAAGCCTCTCCTATTTATATAGGAGAGGCTTTTTTATTTCCTTGAATTAATAGCGATTATTTCGAGCGAATGGCGATCACTGGATCCATCTTAGCCGCTACCCAAGCTGGGATAATTCCCGATAGAATTCCGATAAAGCTAGAGATAAATAATCCAGTCACAATATTCTTCATTGAAAGCACCAGCGGCAAAGCATCCTGCGGAATTAAGGTGAGTAAGACCACCAGTCCAATTCCCACTAATCCTCCAATCAAACTCAAGAATACCGCTTCAAAAAGAAACTGAAAAAGGATGAAGTAATTTTTAGCTCCTAAAGACTTTTGAATACCAATAATATTAGTGCGTTCCTTAACTGAAACGAACATAATATTAGCAATTCCGAAACCACCCACGAGTAAAGAGAATCCAGCGATTAAGGCACCCGCCACATTCAATGCTGCGAAGATTCCATCAAAAAATTGATTCAACCCATCTAAACGATTTACGGCAAAATTACTCTCTTGTTTAGGCTTAATGGAACGTAAAGAACGCATAAGACCTGTTACTTCTCCCTCTAAATTCTCTTGACCTAAATCATCGTCCATCGCTTTAATAGCGATATCTGGCGCTGGTTTATCCTTTTGGAATACGGCTGAAAAAGTAGAATAAGGAATAAATGCTTTTTCATCCGGTGTACCTCCAAAACTTAATATATCATTTCCCTTTTTCTCAATAATACCTATCACTTGAAATTTGATTCCATTTAACTTGATTTGATCTCCTACGGTGGCTTGTAGATTTTCTGAGACTTTGGCACCTATAATCACCACATTCAACGCATTCTCTGATTCAATCGGCAAGAAATAACGGCCAAACTGAACAGGAACGCTGGTAATTTGGTTATAATCATAACTAGCACCAGTCATATTCACATCCATACTAGAACTTCCCTTCGTCGCTGAAGCTGAACGGCCATTATCAATAATCGCAATAGCTTTCGCTGATTTCAAATTGTCTTTCAGGAATTGAAACTCAGTATATTTCATCTCTGGACGATTCAAGTATTTCCACCAAGGGTAGTTATTCTGCATAATCCAAGGCCATTTACCTACGTACAATACCCCAGAACCGGCAAATGAATCAATTTCAGAACGAATATTCTTATTCAAGGAATCGACTGCGGTGAAAACGGCAACAATGGCAAAAATCCCCACGCTAACGCCTAAAAGCGACAAAGTGGTGCGCATTAAATTCGAACGTAATGCCTGGTAGGCAAAGATCAAACTCTCGTAAACTTGGATTAAAAACTTCATAGGATTTTGCTAGAATTCAAATTTAGAAAATTAATCCCTAGAAATACGCTTCCTTTTTATGAACAGAGCGTATAAACTTTGAATGGCAATATGAAGGTAAGATTGGATTTTGTAATTTCACTTTTCCTTTTGGAATTATGAGCTGGAGCAATTACGAAGTACGTTTATTGAAAGACCATTTTGAGGGTCAGCTGTTTTTTGACGAGAGCCAAAACTCGCAAATAGCTAAGCGTATTTATGCGACTGACGCCTCCGTTTACCAAGTTAAACCAGCAGCGGTCGCTATTCCTGCTTCCATAAAAGACATCAAA encodes:
- the ruvA gene encoding Holliday junction branch migration protein RuvA: MIAYLKGKLAHKDRAHVIIDVNGVGYEVKISLQTYASLADGEESCKLFTHLQVKEDSHTLVGFHSMDEKLLFLDLISVSGIGLSTALVMLSSFSSNEIRSAIMNENIALIQSIKGIGSKSAQRVILELKDKCKKDTLFVEAGMASHDANYGHKQEALSALVTLGIPRTAAEKSLDTILKSNPDATVENLIKLALR
- a CDS encoding lytic transglycosylase domain-containing protein, producing MWNRIILLFCLFISSFSFGQVTGAYQPAYDLVQIDSLAKVEQGGPPVFSIDPGLIQERLKKLENEIPLNYNIITHQFVEIFAFRKASFTQRMLERKDIYFPLYEKYLKKYGLPDELKYLSLIESGLENKAISNKGAGGLWQFMPYTARGDFGMRVDQYIDERFDAERATDAACQYLKRLHKTFGDWHLALAAYNTGPSNVKRAMRRCGGANDFWGIYACLPAQTRAYVPQFIAITYMMNFHWDHSIQPENWVIDIPKDSILVSGYLNLNTLTRLTGFSLDTLKRINPHLISHFLPKNANKVKVHIPKSHFAYFEQNRSRILDSARVDLSAPDSAEIDTNETEEPTPVAQRHTYRVKRGETLSRVARKLGLSVSELKRLNRIKGTKLQKGQTLVYFKLAKASKKYSKRSSFKKRKKTSRKKKKTKSKKRRKRR
- the gatA gene encoding Asp-tRNA(Asn)/Glu-tRNA(Gln) amidotransferase subunit GatA; its protein translation is MSNSNQPYAKIREKLLAGELSVSTIVAGHLDQIHKYNKALNAFLEVYEEEAMAKAALIDAKLKAGTAGKLAGMVVGIKDLLCYEGHHSYAGSKILDSFKSTFSATAVQRLLDEDAIIIGRQNCDEFGMGSTNENSAYGPVLNFANPAYVAGGSSGGSAVAVQAGMCQVSLGTDTGGSIRMPAAFCGVFGLKPTYGLVSRWGLIAYASSFDSIGPIANYISDARLVLDIIKGEDGQDSTLSSNVPAATPDNKRITFIKEVVEHPSLQPEIKAAFEVQVEKLRSLGYTVEGVDFPYIDQLLPTYYVLTTAESSSNLSRFDGVKFGHRTANPGDLMQLYKRTRQEGFGAEVQRRIMLGTFVLSADYYDAYYTKAQKVRRLIQDKTLSILTDYDFIISPTTSSTAYRLGEKTLDPIQMYLGDLFTVQANVAGIPGLSIPMGSDSVGLPMGFQLMTSPFQEAKMLDIGELLSKDVE
- a CDS encoding Sec-independent protein translocase subunit TatA/TatB, which codes for MNASILLFLNSLGGGEMLLIGLLILLFFGGKKLPELMKGLGKGIREFQNAKNDVKDQINKELDDTKE
- a CDS encoding YkvA family protein, coding for MSQSGTWVKRIVDSRFFKEAMEKSEELFSQNKVGLLSLLRGALKKVQETASSSNLTVVKLLNRYIILFSELIKAYVQGSYTKLPLITLVKITAALLYFVMPFDFIPDFLPFVGFADDLAIVVWVGKAIKEELDEFEKHL
- the mdh gene encoding malate dehydrogenase, whose protein sequence is MKITVVGAGAVGATCADNIARKELADELVLLDIKEGIAEGKTLDMYQTASLLGFDTTLIGSTNDYTKTANSDVVVITSGLPRKPGMTREELIGVNAGIVKSVVENILKYSKNPIIVIISNPMDTMTYLAKSVAGLDKHRIIGMGGTLDSARFKCYLAKAMDVSINDISGTVIGGHGDTTMIPLKRLATYNGVPVSQFLDDTTLDKVVADTMVGGATLTGLLGTSAWYAPGAAGAALVEAIVRDEKKIMACCVSLDGEYGQKDICLGVPVVLGKNGWEKIVDYKLTADEQAAFNKSADAVRNMNSVLDTLSL
- a CDS encoding ABC transporter permease, encoding MKFLIQVYESLIFAYQALRSNLMRTTLSLLGVSVGIFAIVAVFTAVDSLNKNIRSEIDSFAGSGVLYVGKWPWIMQNNYPWWKYLNRPEMKYTEFQFLKDNLKSAKAIAIIDNGRSASATKGSSSMDVNMTGASYDYNQITSVPVQFGRYFLPIESENALNVVIIGAKVSENLQATVGDQIKLNGIKFQVIGIIEKKGNDILSFGGTPDEKAFIPYSTFSAVFQKDKPAPDIAIKAMDDDLGQENLEGEVTGLMRSLRSIKPKQESNFAVNRLDGLNQFFDGIFAALNVAGALIAGFSLLVGGFGIANIMFVSVKERTNIIGIQKSLGAKNYFILFQFLFEAVFLSLIGGLVGIGLVVLLTLIPQDALPLVLSMKNIVTGLFISSFIGILSGIIPAWVAAKMDPVIAIRSK